From the Paramormyrops kingsleyae isolate MSU_618 chromosome 7, PKINGS_0.4, whole genome shotgun sequence genome, one window contains:
- the LOC111838534 gene encoding uncharacterized protein isoform X1 produces MDQKPPQLSVADVKEEAQDVLISDVDGAGHSSPDEAKWSAAGVGPSCLLHSQKVESTACPVFNGEVKEETVFQDVTEEKLDGVRPPNPDSTAMEDLKKHQQIHTGKKPYQCSECAKSFSQLHDFETHQQTHTEEKSYHCCSHCGKSFSNVGDLKEHELIHTKPYHCHRCGKRYSGILALNMHQRVHTKEKPYQCSECGKRFGYVVGLKMHQRTHTGEKPYRCSECGKTFGYLASLTKHQRGHTGEKPYQCSQCGKRFNDLGNLKAHHQRHTGQRPYQCSHCGKSFSNVAGLKLHQRVHTGEKPYQCSHCGKHFSQSAHLRTHLRIHTGERPYQCTECAKNFRQLRDLKKHLQTHTGEKPYHCSECGKNFSRSSTLKVHQRIHTGERPYLCSQCGKGFKEIGNLKAHQWTHTGMRPYQCSECEKSFSQLRQLKTHQQIHIGK; encoded by the exons ATGGACCAGAAACCTCCCCAGCTAAGTGTGGCAGATGTGAAGGAGGAAGCGCAGGACGTCCTCATATCGGATGTGGACGGGGCCGGGCACAGCAGCCCTGACGAGGCGAAATGGAGCGCTGCTGGTGTGGGGCCCAGCTGCCTTCTGCACTCACAG AAAGTAGAGAGTACAGCGTGTCCCGTCTTTAATGGGGAGGTGAAAGAAGAAACAGTGTTTCAGGACGTGACTGAGGAGAAGCTGGATGGTGTCAGACCTCCAAACCCAG aCTCCACTGCAATGGAGGATCTAAAGAAGCaccagcagattcacacaggCAAGAAGCCCTACCAGTGTTCAGAGTGTGCAAAGAGTTTTAGTCAATTACATGACTTTGAGACACATCAACAAACTCACACAGAGGAAAAGTCTTATCACTGCTGCTCCCattgtgggaagagcttcagcaATGTAGGAGACCTAAAGGAGCATGAACTGATTCACACAAAGCCCTACCACTGCCACCGGTGTGGGAAAAGGTACAGTGGTATATTAGCCCTAAATATGCACCAGCGGGTTCACACAAAGGAGAAACCCTACCAGTGCTCAGAGTGTGGAAAACGTTTTGGCTATGTAGTTGGGTTAAAGATGCATCAACGAACTCACACAGGAGAAAAGCCTTATCGCTGCTCAGAATGTGGTAAGACTTTCGGTTATCTAGCCAGCCTAACGAAACACCAGCGAGGTCATACAGGAGAgaagccctaccagtgctcccagtgtggaaagCGTTTCAACGATCTAGGGAACCTAAAGGCACACCATCAGAGACATACAGGgcagaggccctaccagtgttcccactgtgggaagagctttagtaaTGTTGCAGGCTTGAAGTTGCACCAACGGGttcacacaggggagaagcCCTATCAGTGTTCCCACTGTGGGAAGCACTTCAGTCAGTCAGCACACCTACGGACCCACctgcggattcacacaggggagaggccctaccagtgcacAGAGTGTGCAAAGAATTTTCGTCAGTTACGTGACTTAAAGAAACACCTACAAACTCACACAGGAGAAAAGCCGTATCACTGCTCAGAATGTGGTAAGAATTTTAGCCGGTCCAGCACCCTAAAGGtgcaccagcggattcacacaggagagagacCATACCTGTGCTCTCAATGTGGGAAGGGCTTCAAAGAGATAGGAAACTTAAAGGCACACCAGTGGACTCACACAGGGatgaggccctaccagtgctccgagtgtgagaagagcttcagtcagTTAAGACAACTAAAGACACACCAGCAAATTCACATAGGCAAATAG